A part of Gemmatimonadales bacterium genomic DNA contains:
- a CDS encoding NAD-dependent epimerase/dehydratase family protein, with protein sequence MHQTRRDFIKAGAVGAGALAIGLQGCAKGEPNADAAAAAAPPKPLRILVLGGTGFIGPHMVRRARERGHTITLFNRGRSNDDLFPDLETLIGDRDGKLDALKGRQWDAVIDTSGYIPRHVRDSANLLKDAARHYLFISTISVYADFNQPGITEDYPGGTMPDPTVEQITGETYGPLKVLAEQAVREAFPTGSIIVRPGYIVGPGDSTDRWTYWPVRVARGGEVLAPGQPSDPMSFIDARDLAAFTVHLIEQGNTGTFNAVGPAKPMPTGEVLDRLKAVTNSNATLTWVDAAWLAEQKATLPIWNPTTGPFAQLHTVSNARAVAAGLTYRSFEETARDTLTWWDGLPEERRNAMRSGLRHPPALAGGPASLAAQMEAEAKLLAAWKART encoded by the coding sequence ATGCATCAGACACGACGCGATTTCATCAAGGCCGGAGCCGTCGGCGCGGGCGCGCTGGCCATCGGTCTTCAGGGGTGCGCCAAAGGTGAGCCCAACGCGGATGCGGCCGCCGCGGCGGCACCGCCGAAGCCACTGCGTATCCTGGTCCTGGGCGGTACCGGGTTCATCGGACCCCACATGGTCCGTCGCGCGCGTGAGCGGGGCCACACCATCACACTGTTCAACCGGGGTCGCAGCAACGACGATCTGTTCCCCGATCTCGAAACCCTGATCGGCGATCGGGACGGCAAACTCGACGCGCTCAAGGGCCGCCAGTGGGACGCGGTCATCGATACCTCGGGCTACATCCCGCGCCATGTGCGCGACTCGGCTAACCTGCTCAAGGACGCCGCCCGGCACTACCTGTTCATTTCGACGATCTCGGTCTATGCCGATTTCAATCAACCCGGCATTACCGAAGACTATCCTGGCGGGACCATGCCGGACCCGACGGTCGAGCAAATCACCGGTGAGACCTACGGGCCGCTCAAAGTGCTTGCCGAGCAGGCGGTGCGCGAGGCGTTCCCGACCGGCAGCATCATCGTCCGGCCGGGCTACATCGTCGGCCCCGGCGACAGCACCGATCGCTGGACCTATTGGCCGGTTCGGGTCGCGCGCGGCGGCGAAGTGCTGGCCCCCGGCCAGCCGAGCGACCCGATGTCCTTCATCGATGCGCGCGATCTGGCAGCATTCACCGTGCATCTGATCGAGCAGGGAAACACGGGCACCTTCAACGCCGTCGGTCCGGCCAAGCCCATGCCAACGGGCGAAGTGCTCGACCGACTCAAGGCGGTGACGAACTCGAACGCCACTTTGACCTGGGTCGATGCCGCCTGGCTGGCAGAGCAGAAAGCCACGCTCCCGATCTGGAATCCGACCACAGGACCGTTTGCGCAGCTGCATACCGTCAGCAACGCACGCGCGGTGGCCGCCGGCCTCACCTACCGGTCGTTCGAGGAGACCGCGCGCGACACCCTGACGTGGTGGGACGGACTGCCCGAGGAGCGGCGTAACGCGATGCGCTCGGGACTGCGTCACCCGCCAGCGCTTGCGGGCGGACCGGCGTCCCTGGCGGCGCAGATGGAAGCGGAAGCCAAGCTGCTCGCCGCCTGGAAGGCGCGCACCTAG
- a CDS encoding amidase gives MLRPDRRGFLAATGAIAVGMRRPLHHLAGGWSQEPLDPVASSAVRLAAAVRRREISSAELLEAVLTRIDAVNPQLNAVVQLDRDQARVAAAAADRQRASVDRPLHGVPVTIKDSFDVAAIVSTGGTWGRRAYIPAEDATVVARLRRAGAIVIGKTNTPELTAGAETDNRVYGRSSNPYDPTRTPGGSSGGSAAIVAAGGSPFDVGTDTSGSIRLPAHFCGIAGLKPTSGRLSRAGHVLGPDGILQGITQPGPMARRVEDLVMGLGVMAGPDDKDPFVVPMPVRDPAAVSLPGLRVAVFGDNGVVTPDAEIMTAVDEAARILRAAGAVVEEARPDGLAQATEAAFALMTGDGGATLLRVLERWGTEAAHSDLRTALEGLQAMPVGDFTALLERLDHARALMLPFLDRYDLIISPVNVTTAVAHGTSRERVYPGLSYTVPYNVAGWPAGVVRVGTSASGLPIGVQAAAAAWREDLVLAALGQIERETGGWRPVS, from the coding sequence ATGCTCCGTCCCGACCGTCGTGGGTTTCTCGCTGCGACTGGCGCGATTGCCGTCGGCATGCGGCGTCCGCTTCATCACCTTGCCGGCGGGTGGTCCCAAGAGCCCCTTGACCCGGTCGCGAGTTCTGCGGTGCGCCTCGCGGCTGCGGTTCGTCGCCGGGAGATCTCGAGCGCCGAGCTCCTGGAAGCGGTGCTTACCCGAATCGACGCCGTCAATCCGCAGCTCAACGCGGTGGTCCAGCTCGATCGGGATCAGGCTCGCGTCGCAGCTGCGGCCGCAGATCGCCAGCGGGCGTCGGTCGACCGGCCCCTACATGGCGTGCCGGTCACGATCAAGGATTCCTTCGACGTGGCGGCCATCGTGTCGACAGGGGGAACCTGGGGCCGGCGCGCCTACATTCCAGCGGAGGATGCCACGGTCGTGGCCCGACTCCGCAGGGCGGGCGCCATCGTAATCGGCAAGACCAACACGCCGGAACTCACCGCCGGAGCGGAAACCGACAACCGGGTCTATGGGCGGAGCAGCAATCCGTACGACCCAACGCGGACGCCTGGTGGCAGTAGCGGTGGCTCCGCAGCGATCGTGGCTGCGGGAGGCTCGCCCTTCGATGTCGGGACCGACACCTCCGGCAGCATCCGACTACCGGCGCATTTCTGTGGCATTGCCGGTCTCAAGCCGACCAGCGGCCGTCTGTCGCGGGCCGGGCACGTGCTTGGTCCGGATGGGATTCTGCAAGGCATTACCCAGCCCGGACCGATGGCGCGGCGAGTCGAGGACCTCGTTATGGGGCTCGGTGTCATGGCAGGCCCGGACGACAAGGATCCCTTCGTGGTACCGATGCCGGTTCGCGATCCGGCCGCGGTATCGCTGCCGGGGCTCCGGGTAGCCGTGTTCGGCGACAATGGCGTGGTGACGCCCGATGCCGAGATCATGACAGCGGTTGACGAGGCGGCTCGGATTCTCCGCGCAGCTGGCGCGGTCGTCGAAGAGGCGCGCCCCGACGGACTGGCGCAGGCCACCGAAGCGGCATTTGCCCTGATGACCGGTGACGGTGGCGCCACGTTGCTCCGGGTCCTCGAGCGCTGGGGCACCGAGGCCGCGCATTCGGATCTGCGCACTGCGCTCGAGGGCCTGCAGGCGATGCCGGTGGGCGATTTTACCGCCCTGCTCGAGCGGCTCGACCATGCCCGCGCACTGATGCTACCGTTCCTCGATCGGTACGATCTGATCATCTCGCCGGTCAACGTGACGACGGCGGTGGCCCACGGCACGTCGCGGGAGCGGGTCTACCCCGGTCTGTCGTACACGGTGCCGTACAATGTGGCCGGCTGGCCAGCAGGCGTGGTTCGGGTCGGCACCTCCGCCAGCGGGCTGCCGATTGGTGTGCAGGCAGCTGCGGCGGCCTGGCGGGAAGATCTGGTCCTGGCCGCGCTCGGCCAGATCGAACGCGAGACGGGAGGCTGGCGGCCGGTATCCTGA